Below is a window of Chthoniobacterales bacterium DNA.
CGTCTCGAGCAGCAACGCGTCCCATTGAAAGGCGTAGAAATCCTGCCCCGCGACGACGAGCGAAAGATACGCCACCCACGCCCCGGCCAGCGCCAGCGGCTGGGCAATGCCGAGAACAACGAGCGCCGCGCAGCCGATTCCCACGCCGACGAGAGCGAACACCATTCCGTCACTCGCATTCAGCCACAGCACGGTCGGCCATCGCCACCAGGCCTCCGAGCCAAACACCTGCGCCACCTGCGGCAAGACTTCCCGAATCGGCAGGATGCCGTGCTCGCCAATCAATCCCCTCGCCTGCACGCCGAAGGAAAAGAACGCCACCGCGTAGATCAATCCCAGCAGGCGCAGAAAAAGCGTTGTCGCCACGCCGTAGGTCGGCGGCGTGACATCCCGCCCCCACAGCAGGCGTGTGGCCCGCGAGAATATCCCGCGATTGCGGGCGACAAAGCCATACGCAGCATCCGCTCCCCCGCGGAGCCCCGGAACTCGGCCCAAGGCCCATACGATCGTCCGCGCCAGCCGGGAGGCCGTCGCGAGCGACCGGAACACCGCCTCCGCCGCCTCGTAGCGTCGGCCATCGCAATCGATGAACTGCACCGACCTTGCGAAGGCCTCCGCCGGAACGTCGGGAAACTCGGACGCCGCCTGTTGCGACGAGCGATACTCCACGCGGTCACCCGTCGTGGCGCGCCACCGCTCGATCCATAGGGTGCAAAACCGGCAATCGCCGTCGTAAATCATCAGCGGGCTGTCGCGCTTCATTTCGAAATTATCTTACGCCGGGGATTTCCTCGACTACAGTCCGCGCATGTCGTTTTTGGACAAACTCGAAAAGCCGCTCGGCTCGCTCGCCGTTCCCGGGCTCATCCGTTACATCGTCGCGCTCAACGCCCTCGTCTTTCTCCTCGTCACGCTCAACCCGCCTTACCTCGGTCTGCTCACGCTCGATCGGCAGGCCATTCTCGATGGCCAGGTGTGGCGCCTGCTCAGCTGGATCTTCATTCCAAACACCTTCAGTTTCCTCTGGGTGCTCTTCTACCTGATGTTCACCTGGTGGATGGGCGACCTCATCGAAAGCACCTGGGGCACGTTCCGGTTGAATGTCTACTACGTTGTCGGCTACCTCGGCTGCACGGCCTCCGCCCTGATTTTCGGCCAGTCTCTCGGCAACATCGCGCTCAACAGCTCGCTCCTCTTCGCCGCCGGCACGCTGGCGCCCGAATTGCAGATCATGCTCTTCGGCGTCATTCCCCTCCGGTTGAAGTGGGTCGCCATGATCAGCGCGGTCCTGCTTCTCGTCGGCGTCGTTACCGCGGACTGGGGCGCGCGCTTCGCGGTTCTCGTCGCGTTCAGCAACTACTTCCTGTTTTTCGGCCCCACCTTCTTTCGGCAGATTTCCACCAACCGCGAAAACGCCAGCCGCCGCGAAAAATTCGAGAGCGCCAAACTTCCGGAAACCGAAAGCCTCCACCGCTGCGAAGTCTGCGGCCGCACGGAGCGCTCGAATCCCGAACTCGACTTCCGCGTGTCGGCGGACGGCCACGAATACTGCACCGCCCACCTGCCCCGGCGGACGGACTAAGCCAGCCAGCTCGCGATCGGCGTCTTCTCCGGGATGGCGCCAATCACCGTCATCGTGATGTTTTCCGGCCGCAGCGATTGGCGAGCGACGCGTTGAACATCCTCGGCCGTCGTCGCCCGCAGTCGCGCGTGCGGCACCTCGGCATCTTCGACCCTTCCGTAAAATACCGTGGCATAGCCAATGCGCGAATTCTGCGCTCCCGTTCGCTCGAGCGACATGCGGCTCGAGCCGATCGCGTATTCCTTGGCTCGATCCAGTTCGGTCTTTCGGATCGGTTCCTCACGCAGACGCCGAAACTCCCGGCTAAGCAGGCTGAGTGCTTTCTCGAGATTCCGGGCATCGAGCCCGATGTAGAAATTGAGCACGCCTGTGTCTTCGTATTGGCTGACGTTCGAGCTCACCGAGTAGCAGAGCCCGCGCTTCTCACGGAGCTCCTGGAAAAGTCGCGAGCTCACGTTGCCCGCCAGCAGGACGTTCAGCAGCGACGTCGCGTAGCGATCCTCACTGTGCAGCGCGCAGCACGGCACTGCAAAGGCGACATGGACCTGCTGCGTATCGCGCTCGATGATGCGGATGTGGCTTTTCGAGAGCTCGGGTGCGGCCTTCGCGCGGCTGCGGCGACCTTTCGGCATCGGCCCGAGGAGCTTTTCCACGCGGGCCAGCACGTCCTCGTGTCGCACGGCGCCCGCCGCGCTCACCACGGTATTGCCGGTGTGATAGTGGGCGCCGCGATAGCCGAGCAGGTCTTCACGCTGAAGGGTGCTGATGCTTTCGAGCGTGCCGGTGAGCGGGCGACCGAGGGCGTGACTTGGCCAGAGTTCCTCCCACAGAAGTTCCTGCACGAGCTCGGACGGCTCGTCCTGATACATCTGAATCTCCTCCGCGATCACCGCGCGCTCGCGGCGAATGTCGGGACCGGCGAAA
It encodes the following:
- a CDS encoding pitrilysin family protein; the encoded protein is MSIQLSKLSNGLRVVTCEMPHAQSATFGIWAAVGGRHEPARLTGISHFIEHMLFKGTRRRTARQIGQEVEAVGGYLNATTTHDHTVYYGAAPADHFDKLSSVLCDMVLEPRFAGPDIRRERAVIAEEIQMYQDEPSELVQELLWEELWPSHALGRPLTGTLESISTLQREDLLGYRGAHYHTGNTVVSAAGAVRHEDVLARVEKLLGPMPKGRRSRAKAAPELSKSHIRIIERDTQQVHVAFAVPCCALHSEDRYATSLLNVLLAGNVSSRLFQELREKRGLCYSVSSNVSQYEDTGVLNFYIGLDARNLEKALSLLSREFRRLREEPIRKTELDRAKEYAIGSSRMSLERTGAQNSRIGYATVFYGRVEDAEVPHARLRATTAEDVQRVARQSLRPENITMTVIGAIPEKTPIASWLA